Proteins from a single region of Methanoculleus taiwanensis:
- a CDS encoding uroporphyrinogen-III synthase has protein sequence MKIAITRLENKAADDQATCAHFGHECYTVSPLKAVILEDRIVEFADAVNREAFDCLFFTSALPAVLIAPKIERYPRVIAIGPKTAETLQDYGIDAETLPAYYSREFVPYLGEWLKGRSVGIPRADVPNPVLIEGIRAAGGDPEEVPIYGLEPTGREFALDGADALIFTSAMSFREARWRPHPGLLLVAIGDITADAMRDGGYPPDVTGNGTLAGTLEALNTHLSSIQA, from the coding sequence ATGAAGATAGCGATCACCCGGCTCGAGAATAAAGCGGCAGACGACCAGGCAACCTGTGCCCATTTCGGGCACGAATGTTACACGGTCTCTCCCTTAAAGGCGGTGATCCTGGAGGATCGGATCGTCGAGTTTGCCGATGCCGTCAACCGCGAGGCGTTCGACTGCCTCTTCTTTACGAGCGCACTCCCTGCCGTGCTCATCGCCCCGAAGATCGAGCGGTATCCCCGGGTGATCGCTATCGGCCCGAAGACCGCCGAGACACTGCAGGACTACGGCATCGACGCCGAGACACTCCCTGCATACTACTCCCGGGAGTTCGTGCCGTATCTCGGAGAATGGCTCAAAGGCCGCAGCGTAGGCATTCCCCGTGCTGACGTACCGAACCCCGTACTCATCGAGGGTATCCGGGCAGCGGGAGGAGACCCGGAGGAGGTTCCCATATACGGGCTCGAACCGACCGGCCGGGAGTTCGCCCTCGACGGTGCGGACGCCCTCATCTTTACAAGCGCCATGTCGTTCCGGGAAGCACGCTGGCGGCCGCACCCGGGCCTCCTCCTCGTGGCGATAGGCGATATTACCGCAGACGCGATGCGCGACGGCGGATACCCCCCGGACGTCACCGGCAACGGGACGCTCGCAGGGACGCTTGAGGCGCTGAACACCCATCTTTCATCCATACAAGCATGA
- a CDS encoding tripartite tricarboxylate transporter permease, with protein MLVGILIGTGIGIALGTVSGLIPGIHANTMAGLLLSLQAVLLLFLDPIALAAAMFAALVTHTFLDIIPSTFLGIPDADTALAVLPAHALCLEGKGEEAVRISALGSAFGVVLSLPIAAFCFLVLPTAQPLIDWGIGLLILAVAGFLIVISESPAWAAAVFGVSGLLGLFTFRFSYLAWHTVGDSAVLMPLLAGLFGISVLLTASRGAMPPQQFRGLDTADLEVGKGSVLGAVAGAMVGWMPGLSNATANALLTTLVGYDSRPREYILATGAANTVNAFLGLAALYALSRTRNGVMVALSAGDLPPMTLLLLAGVLAGVCAYLLTILLASSATRLGSINITALNYSVIGFVVLLALLLSGPFGGLVLLLATAVGLVPQLVNVRRVYCMGAIMLPVMLYSFGIAVP; from the coding sequence ATGCTCGTCGGCATTCTCATCGGTACCGGCATCGGGATCGCACTCGGGACGGTGAGCGGGCTCATCCCCGGTATCCACGCCAATACCATGGCCGGCCTTCTCCTTTCTCTTCAGGCAGTCCTTCTTCTCTTCCTCGACCCGATCGCCCTTGCGGCTGCCATGTTCGCTGCGCTCGTCACCCATACGTTCCTTGATATCATCCCGAGCACCTTTCTCGGCATACCCGATGCCGACACCGCTCTCGCGGTCCTTCCTGCCCATGCCCTCTGTCTCGAAGGAAAGGGTGAGGAGGCGGTCAGAATCTCTGCCCTTGGGAGTGCCTTCGGGGTCGTGCTTTCCCTCCCGATAGCGGCGTTCTGTTTCCTCGTCCTTCCCACGGCCCAGCCCCTCATCGATTGGGGGATCGGTCTTCTCATCCTTGCCGTCGCGGGGTTTCTGATCGTCATCTCAGAGTCCCCGGCGTGGGCGGCGGCCGTCTTCGGCGTCTCGGGTTTGCTCGGCCTCTTTACATTCCGCTTCTCCTACCTTGCCTGGCATACCGTCGGGGACTCGGCGGTTCTTATGCCGCTTCTCGCCGGGCTCTTCGGCATATCGGTTCTCCTCACGGCATCACGCGGAGCAATGCCGCCTCAGCAGTTCCGGGGTCTCGACACCGCCGATCTCGAGGTTGGGAAGGGTTCGGTGCTCGGAGCAGTCGCAGGAGCGATGGTTGGATGGATGCCCGGGCTTTCGAACGCGACGGCGAACGCACTGCTTACAACCCTGGTCGGTTACGACTCCCGGCCACGTGAATACATCCTGGCGACCGGCGCTGCCAATACGGTAAACGCGTTCCTCGGCCTTGCGGCACTTTACGCTCTCTCGCGAACGCGGAACGGCGTGATGGTGGCGCTCTCGGCAGGCGACCTCCCGCCGATGACCCTTCTCCTCCTCGCCGGGGTACTGGCGGGAGTCTGTGCCTATCTGCTGACCATCCTGCTGGCATCCTCCGCCACACGGCTCGGCAGCATCAACATCACCGCCCTCAACTACTCTGTCATCGGTTTTGTTGTCCTGCTTGCGCTCCTCCTCTCCGGCCCCTTTGGAGGGCTCGTGCTGCTCCTGGCGACGGCGGTCGGTCTCGTGCCCCAGCTGGTCAACGTAAGAAGAGTCTACTGCATGGGGGCGATCATGCTGCCGGTCATGCTGTACTCGTTCGGCATCGCCGTCCCGTGA
- a CDS encoding calcium/sodium antiporter: MPPTAIISTLGFVIGIALLIKGADLFVGGGSGLAARYRISPTLIGFTVIAFGTSFPEFVVNMQAVVADAPDLALGNILGSTVANIALVLAICAIVNPGVIRQEPGVRGINEVLLMLGAVALFALLAVRMVFDLPAGIVMLGSFALIMWVLWRQGVATETAFESHGSRDYLLTGGGLLSVIIGANLIVTTATDIALVFGISPFIIGVSMVAVGTSLPELATSLTAVVRGEGGISVGNIIGSNIFNLLFVMGSAAVIRAIPIGSYTDILAMSLFAVAILPFFVESNRIRRGWGFVMLGAYAGYIYSLFGSG, from the coding sequence ATGCCCCCGACTGCCATAATCTCAACCCTCGGATTCGTCATCGGAATAGCTCTGCTCATCAAAGGTGCGGACCTCTTCGTCGGCGGGGGAAGCGGCCTTGCAGCACGCTACCGGATCTCCCCGACCCTGATCGGCTTCACCGTCATCGCCTTCGGCACGTCATTCCCGGAGTTCGTGGTGAATATGCAGGCGGTCGTTGCCGATGCACCCGATCTCGCTCTCGGAAACATCCTAGGGAGCACCGTCGCAAACATCGCTCTCGTCCTCGCCATCTGCGCCATCGTCAATCCGGGAGTAATCCGGCAGGAGCCGGGCGTCCGGGGCATCAACGAAGTGCTCCTCATGCTCGGGGCGGTCGCTCTCTTTGCGCTGCTCGCCGTCAGGATGGTCTTTGACCTGCCTGCAGGGATCGTCATGCTCGGATCGTTCGCCCTGATCATGTGGGTTCTCTGGAGGCAGGGGGTGGCGACGGAGACGGCCTTCGAGAGCCATGGAAGCAGGGATTACCTGCTCACCGGCGGAGGCCTTCTCAGCGTTATCATCGGGGCGAACCTTATCGTCACGACGGCAACGGATATCGCGCTCGTATTCGGCATCAGCCCGTTCATCATCGGCGTCTCCATGGTCGCGGTCGGCACCTCGCTTCCGGAACTCGCTACCTCGCTTACGGCAGTCGTTCGGGGAGAGGGAGGGATCTCGGTCGGAAACATCATCGGCAGCAACATATTCAACCTGCTCTTCGTGATGGGATCTGCCGCCGTCATCCGGGCAATCCCGATCGGATCGTACACCGACATCCTTGCGATGAGCCTCTTTGCCGTCGCCATCCTCCCGTTCTTCGTGGAGAGCAACCGAATACGCCGCGGCTGGGGTTTTGTCATGCTCGGAGCATACGCAGGGTATATCTACTCGCTCTTCGGATCGGGCTGA
- a CDS encoding NOP5/NOP56 family protein: MERYWFGDVSEEGCRIASRNPEELVERAGSLHTGMDSFTPLDWRMARNCGLVRDRNEYISLLRQVCTMQARQKIAASYQERDVELLQMVRMLDELDTVINLLQERAAEWYQTGSPSFSRKYRSLSARKMLGVIRKGSGGGLRRVADEIERLAGLRSSLMHEVSDRADEVLPNCSALIGGLVAARLASRAGGLEALARMPGSTIQVIGSERALFSHLRSGSPPPKHGIIFQHRRVHNAPKEVRGRVARVLAGKLGIAARIDYYRGALDPEFIAEAQARIDEAGKTA; encoded by the coding sequence ATGGAGCGCTACTGGTTCGGAGATGTGAGTGAAGAGGGCTGTCGGATTGCGAGCAGGAATCCGGAAGAGCTCGTAGAACGGGCGGGTTCGCTCCATACCGGTATGGACTCGTTCACCCCTCTCGACTGGCGGATGGCACGGAACTGCGGCCTTGTCCGGGACAGAAACGAGTACATCAGCCTCCTCCGGCAGGTCTGCACCATGCAGGCCAGGCAGAAGATCGCCGCATCCTACCAGGAGCGCGACGTTGAACTGCTGCAGATGGTTCGTATGCTCGACGAACTCGATACCGTCATCAACCTCCTGCAGGAGCGGGCGGCGGAGTGGTACCAGACCGGCAGCCCGTCCTTCTCCCGCAAATATCGTTCGCTCTCCGCCCGGAAGATGCTCGGGGTGATCCGGAAGGGTTCCGGTGGGGGGCTCCGGCGGGTGGCCGATGAGATCGAGCGTCTCGCAGGTCTTCGCAGTTCGCTCATGCATGAGGTCTCCGACCGGGCGGACGAGGTGCTCCCTAATTGCAGTGCGCTCATCGGCGGGCTGGTGGCGGCACGTCTGGCATCGCGGGCGGGTGGACTTGAGGCGCTCGCCAGGATGCCTGGGAGCACCATCCAGGTGATCGGTTCCGAACGCGCCCTCTTCTCCCACCTCCGATCCGGCTCTCCACCGCCGAAGCACGGGATTATCTTCCAGCACCGGCGGGTGCATAACGCTCCGAAGGAGGTGCGGGGGCGGGTTGCGAGGGTGCTTGCCGGGAAACTCGGAATAGCCGCGCGGATTGATTATTACCGGGGAGCTCTCGACCCTGAATTTATCGCCGAGGCGCAGGCACGTATCGACGAAGCGGGGAAGACGGCATGA
- a CDS encoding fibrillarin-like rRNA/tRNA 2'-O-methyltransferase — translation MIRIQNILVSPGEGGVYNERMLEGYRVWDPYRSKLAALYILGEGVELPKSMRVLYLGAANGTTVSHVADYVETVYAIEFAPRPMQDLLEVARRRKNVVPIMADASRPEEYAPFVEAVDLIYQDVAQPDQVNIAERNLPFLRPGGWLILMLKTRSVDVRRDPKEVLADTLTELGRRLEVVEVRWLDPYHVDHAAIVCRDRSAGVMK, via the coding sequence ATGATCCGGATACAGAATATACTGGTATCCCCCGGAGAAGGGGGTGTTTACAATGAGCGGATGCTTGAGGGCTACCGGGTGTGGGATCCCTACCGGAGCAAACTTGCAGCTCTCTATATCCTCGGCGAGGGAGTCGAGCTCCCTAAGAGCATGCGGGTGCTGTACCTCGGCGCTGCCAACGGCACGACGGTGTCCCACGTTGCCGATTACGTCGAGACGGTCTATGCCATCGAGTTTGCCCCCCGTCCGATGCAGGATCTCCTCGAGGTCGCCCGGCGGCGGAAGAACGTCGTGCCGATCATGGCCGATGCGTCCCGGCCGGAGGAGTACGCTCCTTTTGTGGAGGCCGTTGACCTGATCTATCAGGATGTGGCGCAGCCGGATCAGGTGAACATTGCGGAGAGAAACCTGCCCTTCCTCCGACCGGGTGGATGGCTGATCCTGATGCTCAAGACGCGGAGCGTTGACGTCAGGCGGGACCCGAAAGAGGTCCTCGCCGACACTCTGACCGAACTTGGGCGGCGTCTCGAGGTCGTCGAGGTCCGCTGGCTCGATCCCTACCATGTCGACCACGCGGCGATCGTCTGCCGCGACCGGTCGGCCGGAGTTATGAAATAA
- a CDS encoding DUF1614 domain-containing protein, with amino-acid sequence MDRVVFNPFSPLMLIMLIGAILLFGLVILLLPVLFLTVVGATFAKLGFSWREALLILILTLAGSFINIPVKTVENYGSPAANGYVSTYGRLYRIPAVSSRTTIAVNVGGALIPVIISAYLLYDSVVLTGGFGIVSLALVGVLVVTLITKLVARPVPGLGIATPFFIPPLAALFSAIILSIFAGGFETAPVIIAYVSGTLGTLIGADLLNLRRIGELGAPMASIGGAGTFDGIFLSGVLAAFLA; translated from the coding sequence ATGGACCGAGTCGTCTTCAACCCGTTCTCTCCCCTGATGCTGATCATGCTGATCGGTGCTATTCTCCTCTTCGGACTCGTCATTCTGCTGCTGCCCGTCCTCTTTCTGACGGTGGTCGGGGCGACCTTCGCGAAGCTTGGTTTCTCCTGGAGAGAGGCGCTCCTGATCCTCATCCTCACCCTGGCCGGGAGTTTCATCAATATCCCGGTGAAGACCGTCGAGAACTACGGCAGTCCTGCCGCAAATGGGTATGTATCGACCTATGGCAGGCTCTACCGCATCCCGGCCGTGTCGTCGAGGACGACCATCGCCGTTAATGTAGGCGGCGCCCTGATCCCGGTCATCATCTCGGCATACCTGCTCTATGACTCGGTCGTGCTGACGGGTGGTTTCGGTATCGTATCCCTGGCGCTTGTAGGCGTACTCGTCGTGACCCTCATCACGAAACTCGTTGCCCGGCCGGTGCCGGGTCTTGGGATTGCCACACCGTTCTTCATCCCGCCCCTGGCGGCGCTCTTCTCCGCTATCATCCTCTCGATATTTGCAGGTGGGTTTGAGACGGCACCGGTGATCATAGCCTACGTCAGCGGTACGCTGGGCACCCTTATCGGGGCGGATCTGCTCAACCTCAGGCGTATCGGGGAACTTGGGGCACCTATGGCCAGTATCGGCGGTGCAGGTACGTTCGACGGGATATTCTTAAGCGGCGTCCTTGCAGCATTCCTTGCGTGA
- a CDS encoding TIM barrel protein, producing the protein MHRPYRIGCGVRSDDTTAFHALAGLYDRGRIDHIQVQIIPEPGGIFQERIDEIGAAGVPIVIHAPHHGEGVNPADPTLCEGFDPRTAPRHVEDAMNLTLCAADLLGSDCIVIHAGRYRDGTRKAAFENVRGFLREYADPRMALENLPSVYAGYALLGDTADELAAIAGDRVRGFCLDFAHLYCTANFRNLSYTDELNRFERLAVRHQHLSNNLHGSVTDQHLELDHPAGGLDFPAVFDRIARNPEIATTLEYKRDTYEVYLRQLEVFDELYHRYAGIGERLRL; encoded by the coding sequence ATGCATCGGCCATACCGCATCGGCTGCGGCGTCCGGTCTGACGATACAACGGCATTTCACGCTCTCGCAGGCCTGTACGACCGGGGGCGGATCGACCATATCCAGGTTCAGATTATTCCAGAGCCGGGAGGAATCTTTCAAGAACGGATAGATGAAATCGGCGCTGCCGGAGTTCCGATCGTAATCCATGCTCCGCACCACGGCGAAGGAGTGAACCCTGCCGACCCCACCCTCTGTGAGGGTTTCGACCCGCGAACAGCTCCACGGCACGTTGAAGACGCGATGAATCTGACACTCTGTGCCGCAGACCTCCTTGGCTCTGATTGCATCGTCATTCACGCCGGCAGATACAGAGACGGAACCCGCAAGGCCGCTTTCGAGAATGTCCGGGGGTTTCTCCGGGAGTACGCCGATCCGAGGATGGCTCTTGAGAACCTGCCGTCTGTCTACGCCGGGTATGCACTCCTCGGCGATACTGCGGACGAGCTCGCGGCCATCGCAGGCGATCGCGTCCGCGGGTTCTGCCTCGACTTTGCCCACCTCTACTGTACGGCGAACTTCAGAAACCTCTCCTATACGGACGAACTGAACCGCTTCGAGAGATTGGCCGTCCGCCACCAGCACCTCTCCAATAACCTTCACGGCTCCGTTACCGACCAGCACCTCGAGCTCGACCATCCCGCCGGCGGGCTCGATTTTCCGGCCGTCTTCGACCGGATCGCAAGGAACCCCGAGATAGCGACGACACTCGAGTACAAACGTGACACCTATGAGGTATACCTGCGGCAGCTCGAGGTCTTCGATGAACTCTACCACCGCTACGCCGGCATCGGCGAAAGGCTGCGGCTCTGA
- a CDS encoding thymidylate synthase, producing the protein MKIIRAPTIARAHELAVKMVLEKGWALNTEDDEATIEYEELALDIEDPFAEPMASPCSRFQRRFLETYADNLLNGSEAEFEYDYHHRLFDWGERLSIDGVNVHVDQIDYIIQKLKASPESRRAVAVTWNPVVDESLDDCPCLQLVQCLLRDGRLQMKVVFRSNDMLSASGANMYALVHLQKRIADEVGAACGRYTHIALVPHVYYKRDLNDITPFCKKGLEIQPVPEVCAACGRCDRAPPR; encoded by the coding sequence ATGAAGATCATCCGTGCACCGACCATCGCCCGTGCACACGAGCTCGCCGTGAAGATGGTGCTTGAGAAAGGATGGGCACTCAATACCGAGGACGACGAGGCGACGATCGAGTACGAGGAACTGGCGCTCGACATCGAAGACCCCTTCGCGGAACCGATGGCCAGTCCCTGCTCCCGGTTCCAGCGGCGGTTCCTCGAGACGTATGCCGACAACCTGCTGAACGGCTCAGAGGCCGAGTTCGAGTACGACTACCACCACCGGCTCTTCGACTGGGGCGAACGCCTGAGCATCGACGGGGTGAACGTGCACGTCGACCAGATCGACTACATCATCCAGAAGCTGAAGGCATCGCCTGAGAGCCGCCGGGCCGTCGCCGTCACCTGGAACCCCGTCGTCGACGAGAGCCTGGACGACTGCCCCTGCCTCCAGCTCGTGCAGTGTCTCCTGCGTGACGGCAGACTCCAGATGAAAGTGGTCTTCCGGAGCAACGATATGCTCAGCGCCTCCGGCGCCAATATGTACGCACTCGTGCACCTCCAGAAACGGATCGCCGACGAGGTCGGTGCCGCATGCGGCCGGTATACCCATATCGCGCTCGTCCCCCATGTCTACTACAAACGGGATCTCAACGACATAACGCCCTTTTGCAAAAAGGGTTTAGAAATACAACCCGTTCCCGAGGTCTGTGCGGCCTGCGGCCGGTGCGATCGGGCACCCCCCAGGTGA
- a CDS encoding MEMAR_RS02690 family S-layer glycoprotein: MKSITKTMVVAFVVLMAVSLMVAPAAARAVASGNTVYVGEEGLDLSGIAGITRLVHYSDFTAGAADNIIDVPVATDFDLTATDAGGITGTYYAWNAGGLIAGNPFVVVKVPNVTLDVVLNNSRSDSVNGKSVSRDTVLAFELQNNVGGLYATPAIATMDIEITTPGGGKLTQFGGVSTAAVPINASKIYVGGMSLSGVEAGTYTAVAKWTNNPATGLKDKGFDSNSVSFQVTTKTLAIESNKDSVIRGNTFVVTITGESKKAYWVYVKDAGLANNQYPLIAPGQPSVVPGVQMTGVTDLANFTDTKAQVTTSAAGTRTVQFNTTAITDDQSFTIKVVDPTNLATSDDVKVKVEKGQVTMTASGTGIYYIGEEITLSGTNTDNSTTFLFLTGPNLGANGVKLENATISVVDTAGNTFTTESVETDDTWSYKWDTSSLGEVVDSGTYTIYAVSAPRDKAHLSGVQYATASVVLKTPFITATASASSVAKGDELTVSGTAEGNPNNVYVWIFGKNFRLLSQSASVESDGSFEYDLDSGQTSNLASGQYFVVVQHPMMDGQQDVQLVAGTTATIIAPGMTQVNLANLQASDAATALVNALNSPNVDDTYTKLTFLVEEPWIRIDTIGDQNVGSTFTLSGTTNLASGDELLIDVTSASFQPTEKTQASEFSGASGTVTIQQGEPYNTWSFEVDASAFQPDEYIVNVESVETGATQTTTFNVVQGQATPTVTPTGNATVAPTTAATTTATTAAPTTATPGFGALIALIGLGAVAVLVLRRN, translated from the coding sequence ATGAAGAGTATCACTAAAACGATGGTCGTCGCCTTCGTTGTCCTCATGGCAGTCTCCCTGATGGTTGCACCCGCAGCCGCACGGGCTGTTGCTTCTGGCAACACTGTCTATGTAGGCGAAGAAGGCCTCGATCTGTCCGGCATTGCCGGTATCACTCGCCTGGTCCACTACAGCGACTTCACGGCAGGTGCAGCCGACAACATCATCGATGTTCCGGTCGCAACCGACTTTGACCTGACCGCAACCGATGCCGGTGGCATCACCGGCACCTACTATGCGTGGAACGCTGGTGGCCTTATCGCCGGCAACCCGTTCGTTGTCGTCAAGGTTCCGAACGTGACCCTCGATGTTGTCCTGAACAACTCCCGTTCCGACTCCGTGAACGGCAAGTCCGTCTCCCGTGACACTGTTCTCGCTTTCGAGCTCCAGAACAATGTCGGCGGCCTGTATGCCACCCCGGCAATCGCCACCATGGACATCGAGATCACCACCCCCGGCGGCGGTAAGCTCACCCAGTTCGGCGGCGTCAGCACTGCAGCCGTCCCGATCAACGCATCCAAGATCTACGTCGGCGGCATGAGCCTCTCCGGCGTCGAGGCCGGCACGTACACTGCCGTTGCCAAGTGGACGAACAACCCCGCAACCGGTCTGAAGGACAAGGGCTTTGACTCGAACTCCGTCAGCTTCCAGGTTACCACGAAGACGCTCGCTATCGAGTCCAACAAGGACAGCGTCATCCGCGGCAACACCTTCGTCGTGACCATCACCGGCGAGTCCAAGAAGGCCTACTGGGTCTACGTCAAGGACGCCGGTCTGGCCAACAACCAGTACCCCCTGATCGCACCCGGACAGCCCTCCGTTGTACCCGGTGTTCAGATGACTGGTGTCACCGACCTTGCAAACTTCACCGACACCAAGGCTCAGGTCACCACCAGCGCTGCCGGAACCCGGACTGTCCAGTTCAACACCACGGCCATCACTGATGACCAGAGCTTCACGATCAAGGTTGTCGACCCGACCAACCTCGCCACCTCCGACGATGTCAAGGTGAAGGTTGAGAAGGGACAGGTCACCATGACCGCATCCGGCACCGGTATCTACTACATCGGTGAAGAGATCACGCTCTCCGGAACCAACACCGACAACTCGACGACCTTCCTCTTCCTCACCGGCCCGAACCTTGGCGCCAACGGTGTCAAGCTTGAGAACGCGACCATCAGCGTTGTCGACACGGCTGGCAACACCTTCACGACCGAGTCCGTCGAGACCGACGACACCTGGTCGTACAAGTGGGACACCTCTTCACTCGGTGAAGTCGTAGACTCCGGTACGTACACCATCTACGCTGTCTCCGCACCCCGTGACAAGGCTCACCTCTCCGGTGTGCAGTATGCAACCGCATCCGTCGTCCTGAAGACCCCCTTCATCACGGCAACCGCGAGCGCGAGCTCCGTCGCCAAGGGTGACGAGCTGACCGTCTCCGGAACTGCGGAAGGCAACCCGAACAACGTCTACGTCTGGATCTTCGGCAAGAACTTCCGCCTGCTCTCCCAGTCTGCAAGCGTTGAGTCCGACGGCTCCTTCGAGTACGACCTCGACTCCGGCCAGACCAGCAACCTTGCATCCGGCCAGTACTTCGTCGTCGTCCAGCACCCGATGATGGACGGCCAGCAGGACGTCCAGCTTGTTGCAGGAACTACTGCTACCATCATCGCACCCGGTATGACTCAGGTCAACCTTGCAAACCTGCAGGCCTCCGACGCTGCAACTGCTCTCGTTAACGCTCTGAACTCGCCCAACGTGGACGACACCTACACCAAGCTGACCTTCCTCGTGGAAGAGCCCTGGATCAGGATCGACACCATCGGCGACCAGAACGTCGGCAGCACCTTCACGCTCTCCGGAACCACCAACCTGGCATCTGGCGACGAGCTGCTCATCGACGTGACGAGCGCATCCTTCCAGCCCACCGAGAAGACTCAGGCATCTGAGTTCAGCGGTGCATCCGGCACGGTGACCATCCAGCAGGGCGAGCCCTACAACACCTGGTCCTTCGAGGTCGACGCCTCCGCCTTCCAGCCTGACGAGTACATCGTCAACGTTGAGAGTGTAGAGACCGGTGCAACCCAGACCACGACCTTCAACGTGGTTCAGGGACAGGCAACCCCGACCGTCACCCCGACCGGCAACGCAACTGTTGCACCGACCACTGCCGCAACCACCACCGCCACCACTGCAGCTCCGACCACTGCCACCCCTGGCTTTGGCGCACTGATTGCACTGATTGGCCTCGGCGCTGTTGCTGTCCTGGTCCTGCGCAGGAACTAA